From the Xenopus laevis strain J_2021 chromosome 7L, Xenopus_laevis_v10.1, whole genome shotgun sequence genome, the window tatagaaaattaaaaataattgcaaattgtcttagaaaaaTGCTGTCTTATCTGTTATGcagaactacccctttaaggcctACTGCACAGGCTGCATTTACACTGCTCTCTGCTGTGGATAGTAAAGTTCTATGATTTCACATTGCCTCTAAACACACACTTTAACATTTTTAGCCCATAATGACTTGTAAAGGGATGATTCACGGTGCATAGGAGCCATGTGTGCTTGTTCTACAATATGAATTTTTTGTTCCAGCTGCTTTGTAGTGATAGAGACCTGCTAATAGATATAGAGGTATagggtccattatccggaaaaccattattcagaaggttacaaattatgggaaggctactccattttatccaaataatccaaatgtttaaatttttttccttttctctgtaataataaaacagtaccttgcactcctaatatataattaatccttaatggaggcaaaacaatccttttgggtatatttaaaatgatactgacactaaaaaataattcttcaaaatattaatgtacattaaaaaagcGGGattgtcccgctcaaaacggaagagttgggaggtatgtgtcccttctcaacatgtcagtttgaatttctaatgctagcagactactgaagctcaaatatggcagcctcctcatagaggaacacgggggatcagatgggtaaatATAGATAGCATtcaaacacaatgttatgataaCTGTAAAAAAGGTttgatttctggtgtcagtatctctttaatatttaaatgatttttagttaaaggtatggagatccaatttacagaaagactagtggcggaactacaggtggtgcagggggtgcgattaCAAATTTGCAACCAGGCCTCCTctgggttagtgatgggcgaatttattagtcaAGTGCAAATTCGCATAGAATTTCCGCGTTTCgacaccggcgaataaattcgcaaacttGGCGGCGACAATTAAatggacgaccattgactttaatgcgcggcAAATGTTGCTGGTGACAGAATTGATGCCGgcttcaattttgacgcctgcaaattAAGGGTCTGTTAAAGCCCTGAGCACACTGAAATCCACATTGAAGATTGTGTCTAGAGGAGGGGGCTGCACATCCTGTACCCGGGCTTCAATAGTGCTAGGTACattactggggaaaaaaaactggaaaatcccaggtccccatGAAGATTCCAAGCAAACCGCACTAACTTTATAGTTTACTTTTCCCAAGGTATGGGTGCACGTCAAATAACCTGTTCACCAAGGTTATAACTTATAATTTCTCTccatagacagcactccaagttcTTAATTAAAATTCGCCTTTATTTATTCCATCTTGGGGCAGCATAAGCATGCAAcgttgataaagagtggagtgccactcgaaacgttgcatgcttatGCTGCCCCAAGATGGAATAAATAAAGGCGAATTTTAATTAAGAACTTGGAGTGCTATCTGTGGAgagaaatcccaggtcccgagcattctggataacaggccccattgctgtaataatagaataatataaaataatataataaaaactttGTATCATGTTCCACCTAACCATGTCACCCTGTTCCTTTTCTTgtcttttttctatattttatcttttttacttCTCCACTGTGACACTAATATCACAAAACCTTTTtcctacagtaaaaaaaaaaatacaacacaaaCCACCTAAAATGTCATGTCAGTGATTGATATATTCACTAGCTATTACAAACAACATGGATTCTAGCTGTGTATCTGTAGTGCTGAATCACCTTCTCTGCCTGAGTGAAGTCACAATAGCACAGCCCCACATGTTTGCATTGGGTGGATGCTTTGCCCACGCCTCCCGCCTTTCTCTTTCCTAGAGAAACAACAGCTGAGCTGATTTTGCCAGTGAGATTGAGACGGCCCATCCACCAGTTGCTTCAGCAGACATGGTAAGGTGATGCTCAAAtacaattattacatttatattgcagCAAACCTCTCATTtctctgcaattaaaaaaaataaaatacttggtTGTTTTGCTTATTGCTGGAAGGAAAAACAACACAGCAGAGGAAACAAAGTGCATTAGTTAATGAGTAGCCATGAGAGCAATGTAGCATGATAAGCTGGGAGAAATGAACTTTACTATATATTCCCTTGCTAGTGTAACCAATATAACCCGCAGCACTAAATGTACTGTAGTTGCGTGTATTTCTACTGCATCTGCTTAGGGTTCAAGTGGCGGTTTTGTAGCACAGTAAAGATagaaaagatattttttattaaGTGCAGTGTGTTGATTTGCTGCCTTTGTTACTGGCAACTTTGTGGCCCAAAAATGCCCTTGTTGTAGGCCTTCTAATGAACTATAACCCCCAGCGTTGTTGAAGATGATAGAAGGTGAAGTTTAATGTCTCTTGGAAGGGTGTTTAATTTGCAGGATTTGCAGACACTGCCTGTTCCTAACATTCTGCACCAGCTTTCAAAAGTAGATTGGTGTCAGCTGTAGTTCTCAATAGCTGAAGTGCAATGGATATAAGAAAATAGAAATGCTTTAAATATTATCtagttatcatcatcatttatttatatagcaagttATTTCACTGTCTTTACTTTGTGCATTCCATGCAGGACTTGACTGATTGTGTGCAAGGGCTGTGTACACTGAAGATAATTGCCCAATAGTGGAAAAATTTAAAACCTAATTTAAACATTAGTGGCGCATCTGGAGTCATTTTTCTAAAAGGAAAGTTGAAAGGGAACAAAACTAAAAACACATGTCAGTTACATATGAAGTTTTACTCCTGTCCATTTGTGTTTATGTAAGCGGTatcctgtttgtttattttaacagcGAGCCCTAGGTCATTAATGGGGATCTgaacccaaaaacagttttttgcaaaataagatcaaatgtaattctaagccactGTCCAATACACTTTAagattttcaatgattttaaatgtatttgtaaatgtaattgctatttatACAAATAGTTGTATATCCCTTGCTGTTTTTTGGTTTTGattcttgaaacaatgcagcagaagtctGTTCTTATCCAGGTCTTTAAATCAGCTGACATCTGTTAcatgttttaggagtcagaaccagtagtgaaGAAAATATAAACAGACACAAGCTGCTTTTAATAAACCAtatgaattgatttttttttggccaagGGAGAAAGCAATATTAAAGAAACATAGGAAAAAGACTTTTAAGGCACCACAAAAGAAAGTGATCATCACTGCCTAAATTATAACTTCTTTCCATTCTGTccaaaatgcatacctcccaacattttggaaataaaaagagggacaaaaaagtgcccaatttgtggccacaccccctaattaccatgttcattttacaaaatttggcgggttatgaaagtttgaacatatttctgtttttttttccagttattacagttttgataatgaaggtgaattgacctttaagctgcgagactaacttctcccaaggggccctgttatcttatatatatatttttacaattgcttatttgcttatctcaaaattgttacaaaagtattttatttgcagctgtggctgttctgggctctctgccaaaagccaattaagttagaaacgttgttcctttttctggctgctcagtgcagagaaaaacaggactttccagtacaaccGAGGGACTGCAGgtggagctgtcaaaagagggactgtccctctaaaaactggacagttgggaggtatgcaaaatgTACCCATGAGATtttaacagatattttttttacaccaaaattAAAATGTGGTAGGTTAATTTAGCTTACGTCtgtatagaaaacattttttggcacaCTAACAACATTTTCACAGCACAATAACAGTGTGTATCCGACGTTTTTCCATAAAACTGTAAGATACCTTCTTCGAatttgttgtgtttatttaatttttaacattCAGCGACCAACACTTAAAGGACTGTGTACTTACTGGCACTTGTAAATTCCCTTCTTAAATTAATCTGTTTTCATTTACCTTAGGCCACTGCCACAAACAGCTTGTGAATAAATGCAGGGCGAGAATCGGCCAATCTGCTTGCTCCTGTGTCTGTGCTCAACGGCACTACGTCTGCCTGGGTGCATAGTGCCTGTGAGCGCACAAACAGGAGCAAACGATCGGGGAACGCCCTCTACATGGGCATATAAGATgcccgaattggtctaaaggacagatatcggcagctttaatctgcccatgtatggacacCCTTAGAATAAGGCCCAAAGCACAAATGGTTGCCATGATACATGATTGCTAAATGAGCATGATTTAGGAACTGCCTTCTAACCTTTTACATTTGCAGGGATAAGGATTCCTGTGACTGATAAGCCACACATCTGACCTTTTGAAATTAGCCACAGATGGCAACAATGAAAGGTGCAAAGTCCAGAGTAACTGAGCATGAATCCaatctttacattttttgaaTTCACATTTTGTTGCTGCGAATTCAGTGAGTCATAAAGTAGACCCTTAATGGTTTATGATCCTTTTATCATTaatcataaaacattaaaaacatttttacatcatTTACAGCACTTTAGGAAACAGAAGTCACAGTGTTGTGGTAATGTTCAGATGGAAATATAACTGTATAGCAGGTAGAAGTGTGAGTTTTAGGTAACTATCATGGCATTTCAGGAACTGGAGACGACTTCAGGTGAAAGATAAGGTTATTTGACATGAACtgtgtggattctgaactcacaaagagtcataGCCCTGAACAATGGAATCACAAGagttttatagacttgtaaaCAGGTTACCGGTTGGAGAGCATAGATATAtcgctccacagcacagaaaaacaaggcACTGCCTCAAGGCCAGGATACTAGAGACCaaagctagcttgagaacagaatccatccaagccAGGAGGGGTCCCGGTGGAaactgcatacacagaattttattctcttgcAAGTGAATGAAACCGCTTGGCACACTTGAAGCTGAAACCTGTCCGATTTTCTCTACAAATTGATACTTAGTCTcacttaggctaatggcacatataGTAACGTAATGTGCTGTTGGAGAAATATCCCAAATTGTCCCTGCTGGTACCAGTTCATTTTGATAGAAACTAACTAAGAACTCTGGTACAGGCAATTACCTTCGAGTAGACGATCATTAGGGCAACAGCCTGTACTTTAAGTGTCAGTTTTAATGTAATTCGGAGAAACCAAACCACCCAGTGTGCCATTAACCTTATTATAGGCCAATCCTCAAATCATACTAGATTCTCTTTGTGCCAAGaagattttaaaacatttgcaaatttttttctatattttgcaGGCGGGGAAAGCTCACAGACTCAGTGGGGAGGAAAGAGAACAACTGCTACCTAACTTGAGAGCAGTAGGCTGGCATGAATTGGATGGCAGAGACGCAATATGCAAAGAATTTCATTTCAAAGACTTTAACCGGGTAAGTACATGGAGATATAGAGCTTATGAATGAACAAGCAAAATctcaaagtaataaaatgtacttttagtatgatgttgaaagCAGTGTTCTAAGCCCCATTGCAATTAGTATTTTTactttgagattttttaaaaatgttttgaaatgaaTGTTTTGTTCTGCAACTCATATGTGCATTAGAGGTCAGTTGAACATTATAGacttttgtgttatttttacaaAGTTGAGAACTTTGTAAAGCTACAGTATTATATTTGGTGCTGAGACGGAGCACCAGTGGGACAGTCATAGGACCAGCTATACTCTCCACCGTGTATAAACTTACTATTTGTGAGACTTTTGTGTTATTCAACTCAAATtaactatgtacaggtatgggacatatatTCATAATCCCAAGGAAAACTTAAGTCCAACATTATCATAAATAATAAGCTGCTAGTGCAATCAAAGTAATTCTGGAAGAGAAGAAATTGAGGCATGTGTCAATGGCAGCCTATGGTTGCCTGCCTGGAAGTATTAGATAAAACAAgtccttaaaataattttattgcccatatttattcattaattatATGCTAATATTTAAACGCAGCATTAGTTCCGTTGGAATGTTTTGGTGATTCAAATTTgccattatgtattatatatcaCAGGCCTTTGGATTCATGACCAGGGTGGCTCTGCAGGCTGAAAAATTAGATCACCATCCCGAGTGGTTCAATGTCTACGATAaggtaaattaaatataataatgttgaATTTGAGCCCACAAATCAAGTCTCTGTTAGTTTTCTATGCAGGGGTTGTTATCCCAGCCTTCAAGCTGCCTTTTCTGTCATGATGTGGTCCTTTAGCCTTTGTAGAACCCTCCACCAACCACAAGGCAGAAGAGCTCTTAGTTCACTGTCAACACAGACATGTGCTCTACCATACTGAGGTCTGTCCTCTCAGCTGTCACTGTAGTTGAGGtaaatgtagaaaaatatataggcAATATATAGACCCTTAAGGTTATTTAAGTTCATAATGTTGTGTTGACTATGTTAAACATGAATGGCAGGAGCATAACTTCAGAggtagcagaccctgcagctgcaagggggtgcaggaggtatagaggcacaaattcatatacaattttaataaatattggtaaaacaagtcaactcctagacattttgggggcctgaaaaataatttgctgtggggaccagtaatatatagttacaccactgattaaaGGTCAAGCTGTGCTTAATTAACTATGCAAGCAATTCAGACAGATGCGAATAGCGTAGATACCCAAGTTAATTGAGATATTATGAAGTAAATGTCCTTTCTTTCTCTTGAGTATGAACATTAGAGTTGCTCTCTATGATTGCGATTAACATCTTGTTCTCTCTGTTTTAGGTCCATATAACATTAAGCACCCATGACTGTGGTGGTCTTTCTGAGCGAGACATCAACTTGGCTAGTTTTATTGAACAAATAGCTGCCAGTCTGTCATAGGATGTGCGTTAACAGCGTTGCTCCTCATCTGTGCTCTATATACATATTGATTTAATGCCCGGACGTGTATTTTTTAGTCTCTGCAAAACATTCCATTCCTAGGTGTTGCGGACAATGGTAACGTGACAGctgaatttttttaatgcaagatttttttctttcttgatttTAGTAGGTACAATAAGTAAGCCAAATTTCTATAAGGATATTTTGCATAACGGTCGCATCCTCCTTGCTTCAACAGCCCTAAAGGCTTCAAATGAAACCTAATTTTGTAATTACTTTATTTTGAGCAACAACACAGTTGTCTATGTGAACAAGCCCTAAAATCCAGGATGACATGTTGTCACTTCAGACCTGCTATAGTTAAGCAACATTGCAGGAGCTTGTAAGGGAAAGCCTGAGTGTGATAGGACACAACTGACAGGTCAacaaaaatttgtgcttttctgGACAATTTGCTGCCTGACCCCctaattttcaatattttatcacCTTTGATTTTGTTAATCCAACTGTTGAGTGTCTGTAACAGAGAACTTATAATTGCACGCAGTATCCTACAGTGTTATGCAGTTACAGCCTCCGTTAGTGTTTTAGAAGAGTCTGTTACCAATGTACTCAAGCATTCTCTGTATTTTTAATTTACACTTGTTTCTGTTATTGTATCAATTTCATGCAAACAactattttttaactaataaaaaGGCCTAGAATATCCAAGTAACCATGCAGTGGTTTAATTATAGATGCAGACCCTTCGTCCCCCCTGAAAGTTtttctggaggggggggggacacacactttttttttaagcctgCTGTGTTTTGCTTTTTGTGAAATGCATTCCTTGACCCTTAATATATGGGGCCAAGGGGGTTATGTAAATAAGAGATGCAGTCTGATACAGATCTAATCACTACATAAGCATTTAGTGGtcaaaatctgtatttt encodes:
- the LOC496367 gene encoding uncharacterized protein LOC496367 is translated as MAGKAHRLSGEEREQLLPNLRAVGWHELDGRDAICKEFHFKDFNRAFGFMTRVALQAEKLDHHPEWFNVYDKVHITLSTHDCGGLSERDINLASFIEQIAASLS